The Verrucomicrobium spinosum DSM 4136 = JCM 18804 genome includes a region encoding these proteins:
- a CDS encoding DUF1003 domain-containing protein gives MGALRPLIASRISAQYPNLQSSSLISHEVLNAARLDYVRSALEDQLGELTHLDEEVVESLHKHEVLSARPLDDPEDKESSFGARVADKIASFGGSWTFILTFGGFLVLWIAVNVWFLASRAFDPYPFILLNLILSCLAAMQAPVIMMSQNRQETRDRRRAENDYKINLKSELEIRHLHEKVDYLLHQQATRLLEIQEIQLDLMRELANQGKSDAGTRSARKGDETNHV, from the coding sequence ATGGGAGCCCTCCGGCCATTAATTGCCAGCAGGATCTCCGCCCAGTATCCGAACCTGCAATCGAGCTCGCTCATCTCTCATGAGGTGCTGAATGCAGCTCGGCTGGACTACGTGAGGTCCGCGCTGGAGGACCAGTTGGGCGAGCTGACGCACCTGGACGAGGAGGTGGTGGAAAGTCTGCACAAGCATGAGGTGCTGAGCGCACGTCCTCTGGATGACCCAGAGGACAAAGAGTCCAGCTTTGGCGCACGGGTGGCGGACAAGATTGCCAGCTTTGGCGGGAGTTGGACGTTCATCCTCACCTTTGGTGGGTTTCTCGTACTCTGGATCGCCGTCAACGTCTGGTTCCTGGCATCTCGGGCGTTTGATCCCTACCCCTTCATTTTGCTGAATTTGATCCTCTCCTGTCTGGCAGCCATGCAGGCCCCCGTCATCATGATGAGCCAGAACCGGCAAGAGACCCGGGACCGGAGGAGGGCGGAGAATGACTACAAGATCAACCTCAAGTCCGAGCTGGAAATTCGCCATCTGCACGAGAAAGTGGACTACCTCCTGCACCAGCAGGCCACTCGCCTGCTGGAGATCCAGGAGATCCAGCTCGACCTCATGCGGGAGCTGGCCAATCAAGGAAAAAGTGATGCAGGGACGCGGTCGGCTCGAAAAGGTGACGAGACTAATCACGTTTAG
- a CDS encoding phosphatidylglycerol lysyltransferase domain-containing protein has translation MMPSVLRRLLPVLFPFLYLSCLALPKSILAQDQPATEDDIPIPRADIKLAHTTTSARLYEPDERPPVAVMVFGSGDGGWSAWEDAVSHWLRDAGVYVIGLDLREYAAKDYTAELLGRDMATLAAEAASRGGGDDSTPVIYAGWSMGAVQAVPAAAWKERPAALKGIIMLSADSRGRFGLRASDELGVTPTGPGTFSLGDFTPAMAGLRVAQFHGGADFMASTAWIQSLKTPHELYVIGGANHGFDGPADEFAEDLLRGVHWVLGDDSAAAPPPEGELPFGLSPLWPVAALAIGLSIFFLVSKKHSIAVLAWAVTLMGLVDLLEALFQKPPTVLAWMEQWVPLGVTEKSRLLLLLSGLALLSLARGLRRRKHLAWLLVLVLLSVSVVLHLSRAFDWHHALAAAVLLIPLVRWRQQFVARSDAPSVRIAGLVAFSLAFGLMIYGTVGIRQYSESGKVGAALSWADCLHGAGAAVFMQKSELDHDGGREVRGFLATLRTGSLLSSMLVLALLLRPVLAKRHPEATDDERERMTKIIAEYGRDPMDNFALLPDKRCFFTKDGKGLVTYALWRKYAVALADPICPPEGRAAAVAEFRAFCRNQDWQPIFYCVHVSNRPLYEEEDFVTFKVGEDARLDVAEFKLEGGKFQNLRTARNKARKGGLTFQWYDGTPHTDHGLEAQLTLISQEWLAHKHGGEMTFDLGAFSIDSIRKHGVAIVRNPEGRIETFATWLPYHQGKGRCLDLMRGRAEARDVLDFLIVEAIDHFKAQGVQEVSLGNAPLANVNAGDGQALECRKERAVQFLFDNFDKFYGYKSLFNFKKKYQPEWQGRYIAYPPGVGLAMAGLAIAGVHLPKGFMGLVRS, from the coding sequence ATGATGCCCTCCGTGCTTCGCCGGCTGCTGCCGGTCCTTTTCCCGTTCCTGTATCTTTCCTGCCTGGCCCTGCCGAAATCCATCCTTGCCCAGGACCAACCCGCTACGGAGGATGACATCCCCATCCCCCGCGCTGACATCAAGCTGGCCCATACCACGACCTCGGCCCGGTTGTATGAACCAGACGAGCGCCCCCCGGTGGCGGTCATGGTCTTCGGGTCCGGAGATGGAGGATGGTCAGCATGGGAAGATGCCGTGAGTCACTGGCTCCGGGATGCCGGAGTCTATGTCATCGGGCTGGATCTGCGCGAGTATGCAGCCAAAGACTACACGGCGGAGCTGTTGGGCCGGGACATGGCCACCCTCGCAGCCGAGGCCGCCAGCCGGGGCGGTGGCGATGACAGCACGCCAGTTATCTATGCAGGCTGGAGCATGGGGGCGGTGCAAGCGGTACCGGCAGCAGCATGGAAGGAACGCCCCGCCGCGCTCAAGGGCATCATCATGCTCAGTGCCGACAGCCGGGGGCGCTTTGGCCTCAGAGCCTCTGATGAACTCGGCGTCACCCCCACCGGTCCTGGCACCTTCAGTCTGGGTGACTTTACTCCTGCGATGGCGGGCCTGCGGGTCGCGCAGTTCCATGGAGGCGCGGATTTCATGGCCTCCACTGCCTGGATCCAGAGCTTGAAGACGCCTCATGAACTCTACGTGATCGGCGGCGCCAACCACGGCTTTGACGGGCCGGCCGACGAGTTTGCGGAGGATCTTCTGCGCGGTGTTCATTGGGTGTTGGGGGATGACAGCGCGGCGGCACCACCGCCGGAAGGCGAACTCCCCTTCGGCCTCTCCCCCCTCTGGCCAGTAGCCGCCCTGGCCATCGGCCTCTCCATCTTTTTCCTCGTCTCCAAGAAACACTCCATCGCCGTGCTGGCATGGGCCGTCACGCTCATGGGGCTGGTGGACCTGCTGGAAGCGCTTTTTCAAAAGCCGCCGACCGTACTGGCCTGGATGGAGCAATGGGTACCCCTAGGGGTGACGGAAAAAAGCCGACTGCTGCTGCTGCTCTCCGGCCTGGCCCTTCTCTCCCTTGCACGCGGTTTGCGCAGGCGGAAGCATCTGGCCTGGCTCCTCGTGCTCGTACTGCTTAGCGTGTCCGTGGTGCTGCATTTGTCCCGGGCATTCGACTGGCACCACGCCCTGGCCGCTGCCGTGCTGCTCATCCCCCTGGTCAGGTGGAGGCAGCAGTTTGTGGCGAGGTCAGACGCGCCGTCGGTTCGCATCGCCGGACTGGTGGCCTTTTCACTGGCGTTTGGCCTCATGATTTATGGCACCGTGGGCATCCGGCAGTACAGTGAGTCCGGCAAGGTCGGAGCAGCGCTCTCATGGGCAGACTGTCTCCACGGGGCTGGCGCGGCGGTGTTCATGCAAAAGTCGGAGTTGGACCATGACGGTGGCCGGGAGGTGCGGGGCTTCCTCGCCACACTCCGCACCGGCAGCTTACTTAGCTCCATGCTGGTACTGGCCCTGCTGCTGCGCCCCGTACTGGCCAAGCGCCATCCGGAGGCCACCGACGATGAACGCGAGCGCATGACAAAGATCATCGCCGAGTACGGTCGGGACCCAATGGACAACTTCGCCCTGCTGCCCGACAAGCGCTGCTTCTTCACGAAGGATGGCAAAGGGCTGGTCACCTATGCCCTGTGGCGAAAATATGCCGTGGCCCTGGCAGATCCCATCTGTCCGCCGGAAGGGCGCGCCGCAGCCGTGGCGGAGTTCCGCGCCTTCTGCCGCAACCAGGACTGGCAGCCCATCTTCTACTGCGTGCACGTCTCGAACCGCCCCCTTTACGAGGAGGAGGATTTCGTCACCTTCAAGGTGGGTGAAGACGCCCGCCTGGATGTCGCGGAGTTCAAACTGGAGGGTGGAAAGTTCCAAAATCTGCGCACCGCCCGCAACAAGGCACGCAAAGGCGGCCTCACTTTCCAGTGGTATGACGGTACACCCCACACCGATCACGGGCTTGAGGCCCAGCTCACGCTGATCTCCCAGGAATGGCTGGCCCACAAGCACGGCGGAGAGATGACCTTCGACCTCGGGGCCTTCAGCATCGACAGCATTCGCAAACACGGCGTGGCGATCGTGCGCAACCCAGAGGGCCGGATCGAAACTTTTGCCACATGGCTCCCCTACCATCAGGGCAAGGGACGCTGCCTGGATCTCATGCGCGGGCGCGCGGAGGCGCGGGATGTGCTGGACTTCCTCATTGTGGAGGCCATCGACCATTTCAAGGCGCAAGGAGTCCAGGAGGTCAGCCTCGGGAATGCCCCACTCGCGAACGTCAATGCCGGTGACGGGCAGGCCCTGGAGTGTCGCAAGGAACGCGCCGTGCAGTTTCTCTTCGACAACTTTGACAAGTTCTACGGCTACAAAAGCCTGTTCAACTTCAAGAAGAAGTACCAGCCAGAATGGCAGGGCCGCTACATCGCCTATCCGCCGGGCGTAGGACTGGCCATGGCAGGACTTGCCATCGCAGGGGTACACTTGCCTAAAGGGTTCATGGGGCTGGTCAGGTCCTAG
- a CDS encoding sensor histidine kinase, with translation MMATDASTGQSMQFVYPTNLNLGPQSADGYHQELLRGLTHKLNNMLAIIQGFSSLILMNDDLDPGVLENMQHIKEASVNISGLSERIRAAGGCAKVTLQPLNLNEYIAVVGASFQDPFSKNGVAFDLEVSPGLPPVLVDPTKLKELLVEILKNAAESVQRTGGRALMQVHGPGVISPASERLVDILISNTGSSITLEKQSEIFRPFTGTKNSNHLGLGLTIAAMLCHQMNIRLGVNSQDNTTTFWVSVPIA, from the coding sequence ATGATGGCCACAGATGCTTCAACGGGGCAGTCCATGCAGTTCGTTTACCCCACGAACCTCAATCTTGGGCCACAGTCGGCCGACGGCTACCACCAGGAGCTCTTAAGAGGGTTGACCCACAAGCTGAACAACATGCTGGCCATCATTCAGGGCTTCAGCAGCCTCATTCTGATGAATGATGACCTCGATCCCGGGGTGCTGGAGAACATGCAGCATATCAAAGAGGCTTCGGTTAACATTTCAGGCCTCAGCGAGCGCATTCGCGCTGCTGGCGGATGCGCCAAAGTCACCTTGCAGCCACTCAATCTGAACGAGTACATCGCTGTGGTGGGGGCCTCTTTTCAGGATCCCTTCTCAAAAAATGGCGTCGCTTTTGATCTGGAAGTTTCCCCTGGCCTCCCCCCGGTTTTGGTGGACCCCACCAAGCTCAAGGAATTGCTCGTGGAGATCCTCAAAAACGCAGCTGAATCCGTCCAGCGCACGGGTGGCCGCGCTCTCATGCAGGTCCACGGTCCAGGCGTCATCTCTCCAGCAAGCGAGCGCTTGGTCGATATCCTTATCAGCAACACGGGATCATCCATCACTCTGGAGAAACAAAGTGAGATCTTCCGTCCGTTCACGGGCACGAAGAACAGCAACCATCTGGGCCTCGGCCTGACCATCGCCGCGATGCTTTGCCACCAGATGAACATCCGTCTCGGAGTGAATTCGCAGGACAACACGACCACCTTCTGGGTGAGCGTACCCATTGCCTGA
- a CDS encoding PH domain-containing protein yields MPTDDRVNPSAPGETTLWKGHSSQWVHFWFYFFCILLAIGCLVAFPFTGGLSLAGLVVPLGLWIARWWVTKATHYELTTQRLRKTSGILNRRLDELELYRVKDYSLEQPFVLRMLGLGNLSLITSDASTPELDLKAIAGAEDVREKLRHAVQSERDRKRVRELDVDSSGGTDSISG; encoded by the coding sequence ATGCCTACCGACGACCGCGTTAATCCGTCCGCACCGGGTGAAACCACCCTGTGGAAGGGGCACTCCTCCCAGTGGGTGCACTTTTGGTTCTATTTTTTCTGCATCCTTCTGGCCATTGGCTGCCTCGTGGCCTTTCCCTTCACCGGGGGGCTGTCCCTCGCTGGTCTGGTGGTTCCGCTTGGTCTGTGGATTGCACGCTGGTGGGTGACTAAAGCCACTCACTACGAACTCACCACCCAGCGGCTTCGAAAGACCAGTGGCATCTTGAACCGTCGGCTGGATGAACTCGAACTCTACCGCGTGAAGGATTACAGCCTGGAGCAGCCGTTTGTCTTGCGGATGCTCGGGCTGGGCAATCTGTCCCTCATCACCTCAGATGCTTCCACCCCAGAACTGGACTTGAAAGCCATCGCGGGAGCGGAGGACGTCAGGGAAAAACTGCGTCACGCTGTACAGAGCGAGCGTGATCGTAAGCGGGTACGCGAGCTGGATGTGGACAGTTCCGGTGGTACAGACTCTATCTCAGGATAA
- a CDS encoding Hsp33 family molecular chaperone HslO, giving the protein MTDTEASPLEVRTYFVRGRNALVARADFEPLYIDYYLHRAEHELKYSNTNDLLLKEALAALTLHLASRPQDETCGWTLNFHNPLVNVFVTGGSRPGRVAGRVFTEDVRDFGKNIFIAQTAAQGKAARQSMVDFAGNDVFKAVEGFYTQSEQRTTRLFRHGEEDIVMVSAQPDCDEEWLASLTDDSIREMDKTETLSLLETRLYVWHCGCNLERLYPVLAKLADDDLSHAFGDDEMLTMTCPRCGARYRTSKEQFEAWRLEKFQPPGV; this is encoded by the coding sequence ATGACAGACACTGAAGCCAGCCCGCTCGAGGTCCGCACTTATTTTGTGCGAGGACGTAACGCGCTAGTGGCCAGAGCCGACTTTGAGCCCCTGTACATTGATTACTACCTCCATCGTGCCGAGCACGAGTTGAAGTACTCCAACACCAACGATCTCCTGCTCAAGGAGGCGCTCGCGGCCCTGACGCTGCATCTCGCCTCCCGTCCCCAGGACGAAACGTGTGGCTGGACGCTCAACTTCCACAACCCGCTCGTGAATGTCTTTGTCACCGGGGGATCACGCCCGGGAAGAGTCGCCGGACGTGTCTTCACCGAGGATGTGCGGGATTTTGGGAAGAACATCTTCATCGCCCAGACGGCCGCCCAGGGAAAGGCGGCCCGCCAGAGCATGGTGGACTTTGCCGGAAATGATGTCTTCAAGGCGGTCGAGGGCTTCTACACCCAAAGTGAGCAGCGCACGACGCGTCTCTTCCGCCATGGGGAGGAAGACATCGTCATGGTCTCGGCCCAGCCGGACTGTGATGAAGAGTGGCTGGCCTCGCTCACCGATGACTCGATCCGTGAGATGGACAAGACGGAGACGCTGAGTCTGCTGGAAACCCGGCTCTACGTGTGGCATTGCGGCTGCAATCTGGAGCGGCTCTATCCCGTGCTGGCCAAGCTGGCTGACGACGACCTCAGTCATGCGTTCGGCGATGATGAGATGCTCACCATGACCTGCCCCCGTTGTGGTGCCCGATATCGTACGAGCAAGGAGCAGTTTGAGGCGTGGCGTTTGGAGAAGTTCCAGCCGCCGGGCGTGTAG